In Mus caroli chromosome 19, CAROLI_EIJ_v1.1, whole genome shotgun sequence, a genomic segment contains:
- the Sfxn3 gene encoding sideroflexin-3, which translates to MGDLPLNINIQEPRWDQSTFLGRARHFFTVTDPRNLLLSGEQLEASRNIVQNYRAGVATPGLTEDQLWRAKYVYDSAFHPDTGEKVVLIGRMSAQVPMNMTITGCMLTFYRKTPTVVFWQWVNQSFNAIVNYSNRSGDAPITVRQLGTAYVSATTGAVATALGLKSLTKRLPPLVGRFVPFAAVAAANCINIPLMRQRELQVGIPVTDEAGQRLGHSVTAAKQGIFQVVISRIGMAIPAMAIPPVIMNALEKKDFLKRRPWLGAPLQVGLVGFCLVFATPLCCALFPQRSSIHVTRLEPELRAQIQAQNPSIDVVYYNKGL; encoded by the exons ATGGGTGACCTGCCCTTAAATATCAACATCCAGGAACCTCGGTGGGACCAAAGCACATTTCTAGGCAGAGCCCGGCACTTCTTCACAGTCACTGATCCCCGAAATCTGCTGCTGTCCGGGGAACAGCTGGAAGCTTCCCGGAACATTGTGCAGAATTACAG GGCTGGTGTGGCAACCCCGGGTCTCACTGAGGACCAGCTATGGCGAGCCAAATACGTGTATGACTCAGCATTCCATCCGGACACGGGGGAAAAGGTGGTCTTGATTGGCCGCATGTCAGCCCAGGTGCCCATGAACATGACCATTACTGGCTGCATGCTCACCTTCTACAG GAAGACTCCGACTGTGGTGTTCTGGCAGTGGGTCAATCAGTCCTTCAATGCTATTGTGAATTACTCTAATCGCAGCGGGGATGCTCCCATCACTGTGCG GCAGTTGGGGACAGCCTATGTGAGCGCCACCACTGGGGCTGTGGCTACTGCTCTGGGACTCAAGTCTCTCACCAAG CGCCTGCCCCCGCTAGTCGGTCGATTCGTGCCCTTTGCAGCTGTGGCTGCTGCCAACTGCATCAACATCCCCCTGATGAGGCAGAG GGAGCTTCAGGTGGGCATCCCAGTGACTGATGAGGCTGGTCAGAGGCTTGGCCACTCGGTGACTGCTGCCAAACAGGGAATCTTCCAGGTGGTGATATCGAGAATCGGAATGGCGATTCCCGCCATGG CCATTCCCCCGGTGATCATGAACGCTCTGGAGAAGAAAGACTTCCTGAAG cGCCGTCCCTGGCTGGGGGCGCCCCTGCAGGTGGGACTGGTAGGCTTCTG CTTGGTATTTGCCACACCCCTGTGCTGCGCTCTGTTCCCTCAGAGAAG CTCCATACATGTGACCAGGCTGGAGCCGGAGCTGAGAGCTCAGATCCAAGCACAAAACCCCAGCATCGACGTGGTTTACTACAACAAGGGGCTTTGA